In Herbaspirillum sp. WKF16, one genomic interval encodes:
- a CDS encoding MFS transporter, with product MTTSADFTGALNESQHRPLTSSDYKTLGLSALGGTLEFYDFVIYVFFAAVVGKLFFPADMPEWLRMLQTFGIFAAGYLARPVGGIIIAHYGDIIGRKRMFTLSIFLMAVPTLVIGLLPTYASIGVAAPVLLLLMRTLQGAAIGGEMPGAWVFVAEHVPANRYSFGVGSLTAGITGGILLGSLMGIFINSAFEPAEVTGYAWRVPFILGGVFGLVSVYLRRYLEETPVFRELAARRAQARELPLKTVLREHRAACALTAGMTWCLSGAIVVVILMVPSYLQTVHHLPAKLVMQANCAGTLMLTIGCLAIGWLSDRIGTRACMIIGWGGLGLSTYWFFGQLPGSPESLVWGYALVGLFVGSIALTPIVSTRAFPPPVRFTGLSFAYNMAYAVFGGLTPVLISLWIKVDTQGPAHYVIALSILGVLLAFVPMSSRGYQARG from the coding sequence ATGACCACTTCCGCTGATTTCACCGGGGCGCTCAACGAGTCCCAGCATCGTCCCCTCACTTCCTCCGACTACAAGACGCTCGGCCTGTCCGCCCTGGGCGGCACGCTGGAGTTCTACGACTTCGTCATCTACGTGTTCTTCGCGGCGGTGGTCGGCAAGCTGTTCTTCCCGGCCGACATGCCCGAGTGGCTGCGCATGCTGCAGACCTTCGGCATCTTCGCCGCCGGCTACCTGGCGCGTCCGGTGGGCGGCATCATCATCGCCCACTACGGCGACATCATCGGCCGCAAGCGCATGTTTACGCTGTCCATCTTCCTGATGGCGGTGCCCACGCTGGTGATCGGCCTGCTGCCGACCTACGCCAGCATCGGCGTGGCCGCGCCCGTCCTGCTGCTGCTGATGCGCACGCTGCAGGGCGCGGCGATCGGCGGCGAGATGCCGGGCGCCTGGGTGTTCGTGGCCGAGCACGTGCCGGCCAACCGCTACTCCTTCGGCGTGGGCTCGCTGACCGCCGGCATCACCGGCGGCATCCTGCTGGGTTCGCTGATGGGCATCTTCATCAACAGCGCGTTCGAGCCGGCCGAGGTCACCGGCTACGCCTGGCGCGTTCCGTTCATCCTGGGCGGCGTGTTCGGCCTGGTGTCGGTCTACCTGCGCCGCTACCTGGAAGAGACTCCGGTGTTCCGCGAACTGGCCGCGCGCCGCGCCCAGGCCAGGGAGCTGCCGCTCAAGACCGTGCTGCGCGAACACCGCGCCGCCTGCGCGCTGACCGCCGGCATGACCTGGTGCCTGTCGGGCGCGATCGTGGTGGTGATCCTGATGGTGCCGTCCTACCTGCAGACCGTGCACCACCTGCCGGCCAAGCTGGTGATGCAAGCCAACTGCGCCGGCACGCTGATGCTCACCATCGGCTGCCTGGCCATCGGCTGGCTCAGCGACCGCATCGGCACCCGCGCCTGCATGATCATCGGCTGGGGCGGCCTGGGCCTGTCCACCTACTGGTTCTTCGGCCAGCTGCCCGGCTCGCCGGAGTCGCTGGTGTGGGGCTACGCGCTGGTGGGCCTGTTCGTGGGCAGCATCGCCTTGACGCCGATCGTCTCGACCCGCGCCTTCCCGCCGCCGGTGCGCTTCACCGGCCTGTCCTTCGCCTACAACATGGCCTATGCCGTGTTCGGCGGCCTGACGCCGGTGCTGATCTCGCTGTGGATCAAGGTCGATACCCAGGGCCCCGCGCACTACGTGATCGCGCTGTCCATCCTGGGCGTGCTGCTGGCCTTCGTGCCGATGAGCAGCAGGGGTTACCAGGCGCGCGGCTGA
- a CDS encoding DUF3142 domain-containing protein → MPPAIHSMIATPAPARRRLLSVFLFACALLLTACSREPAPRAALPQDVYIWQRQWTPALRAALAASNAQVARWHVLAAELGVSGRWIDVTPDSAQLAGAGKPLLMTVRINGQLARFDAGAIEAHILERLDAWRRGGLAPAALEIDYDCPTARLPEYAAFLARLKPALGATALTITALPTWLASPRLEALLATADEATLQVHAVLDPRQGLFDPERAQQWMAQFAQRTRKPWHVALPAYGSRVVWDGNGGIAAVESERPALAGGVASELVAQPRQLARFVAGIERDPPKGLAGIAWFRLPTGDDRRAWSLSTWLAVLERRPLQERLEVRFAGASTGEAGGALREIVLDNAGGADAPLPARIRIDAACGNGNDAGNAAGDGINGYTLDSDAQGSYLRLTQAGLLRAGASRRIGWLRCRDGVRGRGDTAS, encoded by the coding sequence ATGCCGCCCGCCATTCATTCCATGATCGCCACGCCGGCGCCTGCGCGTCGGCGCTTGCTCAGCGTCTTCCTGTTCGCCTGCGCCTTGCTGCTGACGGCCTGCTCGCGCGAACCCGCGCCGCGCGCCGCGTTGCCGCAGGACGTCTACATCTGGCAGCGCCAGTGGACCCCGGCGCTGCGCGCGGCGCTGGCGGCTTCCAACGCCCAGGTCGCGCGCTGGCATGTGCTGGCCGCCGAACTGGGCGTCTCCGGCCGCTGGATCGACGTCACGCCCGACAGCGCGCAACTGGCCGGCGCCGGCAAGCCGCTGCTGATGACGGTGCGCATCAACGGCCAGCTGGCGCGCTTCGACGCCGGCGCCATCGAGGCGCATATCCTGGAGCGGCTGGACGCCTGGCGCCGCGGCGGCCTGGCGCCGGCCGCGCTGGAAATCGACTACGACTGCCCGACCGCCAGGCTGCCCGAATACGCGGCCTTCCTCGCGCGCCTGAAGCCGGCGCTGGGCGCCACCGCGCTCACCATCACCGCCTTGCCTACCTGGCTTGCCAGCCCGCGCCTGGAGGCATTGCTGGCCACCGCCGACGAGGCCACGCTGCAGGTGCATGCCGTGCTCGATCCGCGCCAGGGCCTGTTCGATCCGGAACGCGCGCAACAGTGGATGGCGCAATTCGCCCAACGCACCCGCAAGCCCTGGCACGTGGCCTTGCCGGCCTACGGCTCGCGCGTGGTGTGGGACGGCAACGGCGGCATCGCCGCGGTCGAGAGCGAGCGCCCGGCGCTGGCCGGCGGCGTCGCCAGCGAGCTGGTGGCGCAACCGCGCCAGCTGGCGCGATTCGTGGCCGGCATCGAACGCGATCCGCCCAAAGGCCTGGCCGGCATCGCCTGGTTCCGCCTGCCTACCGGCGATGATCGTCGCGCCTGGAGCCTGTCGACCTGGCTGGCGGTGCTGGAGCGCCGTCCGCTGCAGGAAAGGTTGGAAGTGCGCTTCGCCGGCGCCAGCACCGGCGAAGCCGGCGGCGCGTTGCGTGAGATCGTGCTGGACAACGCCGGCGGCGCCGATGCGCCGCTGCCCGCGCGCATCCGCATCGACGCCGCCTGCGGTAACGGCAACGACGCTGGCAATGCCGCGGGCGACGGCATCAACGGCTACACCCTGGACAGCGACGCCCAGGGCAGCTACCTGCGCCTGACCCAGGCCGGCCTGCTGCGCGCCGGCGCCAGCCGCCGCATCGGCTGGCTGCGCTGCCGGGACGGCGTGCGCGGGCGCGGCGACACCGCTTCTTAG